The sequence below is a genomic window from Cryptococcus neoformans var. neoformans B-3501A chromosome 8, whole genome shotgun sequence.
GAGGCCGGTCGAAAGTCCTAGAGTCGACGAGTGAAGATGGCAACCCATGTGCCAGACTCTGGACCGTTGGATGTTTACTTCCGGGGTGCGTGTCCGTTTTCCTTTTCGAGGACTGCCAAGTATCAAGCGGACCGGTAGCGATAGTCTGACTGTGTGGTTCTGAGTATTGTAGACAACTGGAAGCTGACGGCAGTTGGCAGATGAGCTCGAGGGCCAGAAGCAACTAAGCGAGACTTTGGGGGGCGAGCTAGAAGCTGGTACCGAGGGTCAAACGCGCTTGAGTCTTAGAAATACAGTATGGCAAATGAATGTGTGAACAATATTGCGCAGTTGCTGACATCAACTATTGTAGCAGGTTGAAAGCCAAGCGACGCCTACGAAGTACCGTCAGCAACCTAGCGCTCTCTCCCTATCTGGCATCTGTGAACAATCGCAGGCACCAGAAGACACGTTTGCTGAGCAATTTAAATATAGGATCTGCTCCTCCGGGTTACTAGAGAAAGACTATGTGCCGGGTCTAAGCGGTGTATCAGGTGCCGATGCAGAACCGATAAAACCAGATTGGCCAGGACAGAtgaggaagtggatgataaaatggaaaggaagatgggatgTCCTTGCCGCTGGCGCATGTCTGTTGGTCGGTTTGGTGATGAGGTTAGGTGTGGTGAAGTTTGCGGGGTTATTATTAGTTCTTGCTCTGGTCGCGGGAAATTATGTTTGGTATCTCAGGACCCCAACTCTAGTGAGTTATTTATGCACAGGGCAAGTTTTGAAAGACTGACTTAACGCTTTTCATAGTCACCATGCCTTCCCACGAACTCCACAGAAAGTCCAAAAGACCAAACCCTCTCATCATTAACAACCTTCCTTGCTCAGTCCGATTCTCTCAATGCCACCATGATGTCATCTCTCGAGATACTTCAACCTAATTCGGAGACTGGGGACAATTCTCACGAGCTTCGCTTAGCCCTTCATCGTCTCACCGACAACATGACAGATCACATCGCAACAGCAACGTCGACTCTATTAAAGATGACAGACCGAAACAAACTCGGGGTTTTGGGAGAGATGTACGATATTCCCGTCGTCGGAAGCTCTTTTTactcaagaaggagggcaaATGAGTCATTTTCGAGCGATGGCGAGCAAGCGGATCAGACAGTACCCTCACCCCGCCGTACCCCTGTACGACCTTTGTCAACCCCTTCTCCCAGCAGAATCCCTCAGGCTGGCTCATTACGGCGATACGGCCATTCTGGTCGTTCTCAACACATGTCTATCATGTCTATGCCTGACCCAAATGACCGTTTCACTCAGATCCCAGAACGGACCCCACGACTCTCAAAGCGAGCCAGCCAGGAACGTGCAACGTCCAGAAAGTCTTGGAATCCAGAAAATATACACCATGAAAGGAGAATCATGGAAGCCGATGAGAAGGCGGATAATAGCTTCGTCTCTGCCCAATCgagcgaagaaggtgaTAAAACTTTGGTGCAAGCTTTGCGGGGTAGTCTTTCTCCTGATCCCAATACGTCCCCAGAGTTAAGCATGAGCACCCCTACAACGCCTGTAACCCCGATCACCAAACGCCGGCCGATCTCCACATCTTTCAAACACATCCCGTCCCCTCTCTCAAGACGCTTGTCTCAAGTCAGTGAGACCGGCCTGATACCCCTCCGAACAGCTCCTCTCGCCTATCGTTCCCGAACCAACagctcttccctcctcccttctccttttgaAACCGActtcccttcatctcctaTCCGTCCGACAGAATTTTCTGCTCGAGTTCTTGGGTCATCCGATGATGACCCAGGGCGAAAAAGGCGAAGTTTACAGAACATGCCGTattatccttcttcagaaAATGATCATCTGTCAGGAGCCGACCTAACGCGAACCAGAAGTATGCCTATATCAGATCTTCAGACTCTGAGATCAGCACAATCGACAGGCTCACGCCCAAGACGATCATCTGTTAATAGAGACTTGACATCAGCCGGTCTTGGTCTTGGTCTACCAAACATTTTCCTTCCTGACAAGCGCTCTTCCTTTGCTTCTGTGTCATCTCCTCTATCAAGAACAGCACTAAAGAGGATTAATTCGGTCTCGCCGCTTACAACTCCTGCGCTTACAGCATCGTCTTTGGGTATTCACCTCAAAAGACGGCGGATGGCGTGCTGCCTTCTGGGATTGAGGTTCGAGGAGTCGAACAATATGTACTGGGAAGAAATCAGCAGCACCCTAAAGGAACTGTCGAGAAAGATAAAGGAGGAGCGCGAAGTCGTGGAAGATGTCTTGAGGAAGGTCAGAAAGAATATGGCCATCAAAGAGGCGCTAGATGATTTGGTCGGTGGACACTCTGGTTTCTCCGATATGGGCATATCAACCGTCGAAGCcaccttccctttcccgACAATTCTTAATGATCAGCAGAGGGATTTCGCTCCCAAGACAAGCGACCAACAGCTACTTGTGGAACATATTGATAAGATGACATCGAGTATGGTGAAGGCATGGGGTGAGCTCGCTAACTTACGGTCCACactgggaagagagggcgaAGGAGAAACGTCGGAGAGGTGGGCTAAAGTCAGAAAAAGTCTAGGCGAGGTCATCAGGgagtgggagagagggagagaggtgTCCAGCCGGATGGACGAGCGTGGTCAAGAAGAGACATTGGGAAATGACGAAgtcgaggaggagagcgaCGAGGTGCAGGAACCGAAAATGCCTGACTTCCTGCGCGCATGGGAAGATACGTCCACATCTCGAAGCACATCGCTCGAAACAGATCGTCAGTCCTTTATCAACAAAGTCCACCTCGCCGAACATCTCTCTACTTCACCGCACCATGACGATTCATCCGTAGTTCTCGACCAATTGCCCCCTCCAGGAAAAGATACTGTCTTCGAGTCAGTGTCGGCACCATTACCTCGAGCCAAGGCTATTCTTAATGGCATGacaagggaagaaaggatcAAGCTAATGAGGGAggtgagggagaagggcgTGAATATTGAAGATCTCTTGGGAGTGGCTGAAATGAGAAAGGACGAAGATgcgagaaaaagaggcgGTGAATTAGTCAGCGAGCTTGAGAGAGTCATTGATGTCATCAGGAAAATGAAGGAGCCTGAATTCGAAGGAGAATACAAGAAGACAGTAAAAACTGATGCTCAAACCGAACAGCCTTCTTtggcatcatcttcccttATCTCATCCATACTGGCTCCGATGACTCCCTCTCCAACCCCTTCGTCAGGCCCACATCTATCAAACACACATTTGCAATTCGATCTCGGagagttgaagaggagcttTAGGTTCCCTGCGGCAGGGGAAGGCGGCAATGATCATGTTTTGGGTTGATACGTACGCGTTCTGTTCGATGTTGTTTTAGCTGCATACAGTATATACTCTGAAAACACAAAAGCATAACACTGCTCATTTAAGCTCGTTATGAATCAACTGTAGCCAGCCATCTCATTTAACTCCCCGTGTTTGAGATAGATACTCAGATAAGCCATCTGAACCTTATCCATGACAATTTCGCAACGTCAATAAAGGAGATAAATAAGCATACACCAAAAAAGTGTCGGGTTGATAATTCAATTTCTGATATACGAACCCTATTATTAAGTGTTCAAAAGCGATCATTACTATGCCTCATCACTGGCAAAAATGTGCTCAATTCCCGCAGCGTcccagttcttcttctctctgaCACTCCAGAACGCAACTTCCCCATTCTCAGCCCTCTTCGGCTCCCATAAACGCTCGCGTGTGTCGTCATCAACAGTTGCATTGAACCACCTGGGTTCGTGAGGTGGAAGTTTGCCTTCAGCACGAAGCTTACGGGTATTGCGTTGCTTCTCTTCGTTCAGTGTCTTCAACCTAAACCCGAGCGATCAGAAATGTCGACGACACATGAGATATGGGAGAAACTTACCCCTGAGCTCGGTCATACTCCGCATTCTCAAACGCTCTTTGATCTGTTCGCAACCTACAGTCGGTGGGACAAAGATATTCTCCCAAACCCTTCGGAATGTCATTCTGTAGTCATACAAGCATTAGTATCAGTTCATACTCCATGTTTTTCAGTAAACCTACTAGTGTGATGGCAAAAGGTGTGAGGTTGAATGGCGCTTTTGGTTTCTCAGAATTCCTCCACAACAAAATGTACTCCTTCTGCGCCTGGTTCACATTCATGTCGGATTCAAGAGGGAGAGTCTCAGCGCTAGCCTCTCGCGCAATAAGCTGAGTGTCCCATCCTACAATGTCGTTAGTCTTGTTCTCGGAAATAGTAAGTAACTTAGAAAGGACATACGACCAGCGATGTCCCACTTGACGTTTTCGTCGGCATCCTTGACGTTACCCTTGATCTCAAATGCATCTCtacctctccatcctcgtGGCTTGAACGTAAGCGTGCAGGTCTCGCCAGTTCGATGATTTGCTGGTTCATATGGTCAGTCCTTCTGTTCTGTTGGGACATAAATAGAGAAAGCTACTTACTAACAACGAGGTCTCCGTAATGGTCAATAATAGGTGATCCCATTATGAAGTTCGATACGTTCGTCGTCACCTTTTTCCACCTAAATTGAGTCCCTCATCGTCAGCAGCACTTCATGCACAGCAGGCCGCATATAATGGTTGAGCAGTGATACTCACGAGTAGTGTTCCTTCACCAAGCCAGGTCCATACTCGGAACCTGCATCAGGATACTTCAAGGACGGATTTATCCATTCTTGAGGTATTATCAACTCTGCATGGGCCACCCCAGTCGGTCGAATCTCAAAGGAACGCCCTTGAAATTTGTTCTGGGCATCAACCTCGCCATAGTACTTCCATTTGGGTGCTTCAGAGTAGCACGCAGAGATAGGCTTTACCAACCAGTATACTGTCAGCCATTTTATGCGATGTGTTAGAACAGCAGCAGGGAATTACGTAcaggatgatgagaaaCTTGTTCAGAAATGTATCGATATCTGTTTGGAATGGCGTACTCGAATGATTGGCTCAACAGAGGGTTGAAGGGTTTGGCGATACGGCCGATAGTTGAGCTATAATTGCTCATCGCAAATGCACCAACGAATGCTATACGACGGAGGCTGTCTTTCTCAGAGGCAGCAACAGTTAAGCAAGCGTCGTATTCCATATCTTCCGCTAAGGTTACGAGGTTTAATTGATGTACACATGTTTGAAATCGTGATTCGACTTACCCATTCGCTGGAGCATTGAAGTGCACTCGTTGAAGCTGACAGGAAAGGAAATCTTTGTAAGATCTTTGCCCACAGAACTCTTTAAAATACTCCACACTATAACATGTGCTCCTCGTAAGCCGACGCCCTTCCGGTATTTATCGGTATAATAAAACAACTCACAGCTCACAGAAGGCCTcttgtcatcatcaataGGCAATTTGTGCCTCACATGCAGATACGGTTCCAAACTTTGTCTCGCAAGATACTCTTCAATCGTACCCTTTGCGGGAACAGATTGCTGCCTGACCAGCTTCGAATCTTGCACAgcgccttcttcagcctctCCACCAGTATCGGCCACTATACCGACTCCCCTATCAATACCAGGAGTCCCCGGTGTAACCGGCGTCCCAGGAAGTTCTCTCTCTGGATGAGCAATAGAATCATAAAGCTTTAAATTCGGCAACTGATTCTGCTCAATCGCGTCAAAGAACTCGTcggtatcatcatcctcgtcccCAGACTCGGCGGCGACGATGGCATCGTGGGCTTCTTTGATGTTGGGGATTGAGGGAGGTGATAAGGCTCCTGATGGTGCGGTAGGTGTTGTACTCGAGATGGGCGGACCGGCAGATGTAAATGTCGTCTTGGAGAACGGAGAGAGTGTCTCGCCAGTTCCCGTCGTTGAGGCAGGTCCCAGGATACCCTGATCTATGGATGCACGTGGTTCTCCAAGCTCCGCAGGAGAAGTCGGCACGCTTACTCCGCTCAAACCAGCCAGTACTCCCTTCGCCTGCCTCaacgccttcttcttcttctcattcaCCTTTGCCGCATCGTTTAGTTGCTGCTCAAACTCCGCCTGCTGTTTGGCGATAGTGAGCATGTTCTCCTCCCATAGCTGACGAGCTTGGATTTCTCGCTGGATACGGCTTGTGAAGTATCGTTCGCGGTCGTGTGACATGGCGTTTTGTTTGAGGACGAGGCTAGACATGGTGGAGAGGGACTGGCGCAAAGCATCTTTGACGGCTGCTTGGCGAGCAGAAGTGGATGTGTCACGAccggaggaaggaggagcggATGGAGGGACAACGATAGAGTCGACGAGCTGGAGGGTAAGGTCGATTTGTTCCTTGATATTGAGCACGCCTAGTTCATAAGCATTCTCATAAGGAATAACCTCTGTAGACGGCTGATCGTCATCTTCGCTATGATCGCTATCGTCTTTTTCGAAAGCAAAGCTTTCTGGGTGGGTTCCAGTGATTCGAGTGTTGCTACTTTCGGACGGAGGTTTAACGCTGCCAATACTGGCGCCGCTAAGACTGGTAGCGGTACGTTGAAGAGTAGGGCTTAAAAACTGATCCGAAGGTGGCAGCGAATTCACAGCAGTAGCAGCGTTGTCATGCACCTTGAGACTAGCGCTTCTTCGAGGTAAAGGAGGGCCAGTCCCCTGGCCTTCTGCACCGGGACCATTTTGGTAATACTCAATGTTGAGCTTAATGGTCTGGATCCATCGTGCAATCTCTGCACGGTGCACAGACTTGACAATAAACTTGGGTACGGCTGAAGACACCTTGGAGGAAAGTTCGAAACGGGTCCCatcagaggaagaatgaagagtgGCGACGGCCATGGCAATTGAACCTCGACAAGCAACGGCTTCGTCTTCGCGATCACGATAGTAACTAAGTACACCATTTTCGAGGACAAACCATCTGGTACGCCAGCCGCTCCTGTAATTGACCCATTTGCTGAGGAATCCACGGTGATCAGGAGGTCGACCGTCAGACTTGGCTTCGACAAGACTATCCTGGTTATTGACTTTGAAGCTATTTAGCGCATACTCATGCACGTGGACTAAACTTACATTGCCTCAAGAACATCTTGATTCT
It includes:
- a CDS encoding hypothetical protein (HMMPfam hit to Ank, Ankyrin repeat, score: 44.7, E(): 2.5e-10; HMMPfam hit to Oxysterol_BP, Oxysterol-binding protein, score: 252.3, E(): 8.2e-73; HMMPfam hit to PH, PH domain, score: 45.2, E(): 1.8e-10), whose amino-acid sequence is MSAPMPITPRRASPEKTSKLSTSTSSNSNLSLSAPPSALYNFRLLSALRSEDASEVQQFLNQLKAAGGTEEQMEKAGQMLGMAVRVASIPVITLILNSPNVSSPNLPIGTGTPSTPLHVASELGRVDIVQLLLSDPRIDDTIKDDRGRTPLECAASPEVASVIEESRAQLQSKYMALLSQYVSSPLNSPGESASLAKFLDLPRMGVVNLNALDGRTGTSLLHEAARRRDLRLVELAVKKGADVFVRDKRNKRVLDGEKNADDRIKMFLRQFNNQDSLVEAKSDGRPPDHRGFLSKWVNYRSGWRTRWFVLENGVLSYYRDREDEAVACRGSIAMAVATLHSSSDGTRFELSSKVSSAVPKFIVKSVHRAEIARWIQTIKLNIEYYQNGPGAEGQGTGPPLPRRSASLKVHDNAATAVNSLPPSDQFLSPTLQRTATSLSGASIGSVKPPSESSNTRITGTHPESFAFEKDDSDHSEDDDQPSTEVIPYENAYELGVLNIKEQIDLTLQLVDSIVVPPSAPPSSGRDTSTSARQAAVKDALRQSLSTMSSLVLKQNAMSHDRERYFTSRIQREIQARQLWEENMLTIAKQQAEFEQQLNDAAKVNEKKKKALRQAKGVLAGLSGVSVPTSPAELGEPRASIDQGILGPASTTGTGETLSPFSKTTFTSAGPPISSTTPTAPSGALSPPSIPNIKEAHDAIVAAESGDEDDDTDEFFDAIEQNQLPNLKLYDSIAHPERELPGTPVTPGTPGIDRGVGIVADTGGEAEEGAVQDSKLVRQQSVPAKGTIEEYLARQSLEPYLHVRHKLPIDDDKRPSVSCELFYYTDKYRKGVGLRGAHVIVWSILKSSVGKDLTKISFPVSFNECTSMLQRMAEDMEYDACLTVAASEKDSLRRIAFVGAFAMSNYSSTIGRIAKPFNPLLSQSFEYAIPNRYRYISEQVSHHPPISACYSEAPKWKYYGEVDAQNKFQGRSFEIRPTGVAHAELIIPQEWINPSLKYPDAGSEYGPGLVKEHYSWKKVTTNVSNFIMGSPIIDHYGDLVVTNHRTGETCTLTFKPRGWRGRDAFEIKGNVKDADENVKWDIAGRWDTQLIAREASAETLPLESDMNVNQAQKEYILLWRNSEKPKAPFNLTPFAITLNDIPKGLGEYLCPTDCRLRTDQRAFENAEYDRAQGLKTLNEEKQRNTRKLRAEGKLPPHEPRWFNATVDDDTRERLWEPKRAENGEVAFWSVREKKNWDAAGIEHIFASDEA